Part of the Oscillibacter hominis genome is shown below.
AGCCGCTGGCCGGGGAACGCCTCGGCCGGATGATGGGCCAGGCGGGCCAGGGACAGGGACCAGAGGGACGCCTCCCGCTCGCAGCAGATGCAGTTGCGCTGGAGCGACGCGCAGGCCAGGGCCGTGGTGCCCAGGCCGCCGAAGGGGTCCAGCACCGTGTCGCCGTAAATGGAGTACATGGCCACCAGGCGCAGCGGCAGCTCCAGGGGGAAGGAGCCGCTCCTCTGCCGGATGGCGCTGGCGCCGAGCCGCTGGGCAGTGCCCTTGAACTCCCAAAGGTCGGAGAACCAGAGGTTCCGCTCCTCCCAGAAGTAGGCGCTCTCCCTGCGCCGCTGCCGCTCATCGCCGGAAAATTGGCGCTTGGCGCCCTTGCGGAAGATCAGAATGTACTCGTGCTCATAGGTGACATAGGCCCCGGCGGGGTACATCCCGGACCCCATGAACTTGTTGGGGGAGTTGGACTGCTTGCGCCAGAGGATGTCCGGCAGCACGCTGTAGCCCATGGACTCAAAGGCCCGGATGATCCGGGTGTGGTTGGAAAAGAGGCGGAAGGTCCCGTTTAGGGTACGGGTGGCGTCGCCGATGTTGATGCAGACGAATCCGTTGGGGCGCAGCACCCGGTCGCACTGGAGCCAGATTTGGTCCAGCAGGAGGTGCATCTGTTGGAATGCCCCGTCCCAGTCGCCTTCGGCCATAGCCGTTTCCACCTCGCTGCGCTGCCCGGTAAAGCACTCGTCCCACATCCCGATCATGGGGTAGGGCGGCGATGTGACCACCAGGTCCACAGAGCCCGCGGGCAGGACGTCCAGGCATTCAGAGGACTGGTGCAGCAGCTTGATGAAAAAATGGTCCATATGATCTCTCCCGTTCTTTTCAGTCCCTTTATTATAGCGGATTTTCATGAGCTTGTCTAGTGGGAATTTTACGGCGGAACGTGCGCGCGGCGCAACGGCCGCATCTCAAATGGAAAAGGCCCCGGGCCATTATGGGCCCGGGGCCTTTACTTCATTCAGTCCGTGAGGAGGGCGGACTCCAAAATGTCCATCATCTGGGGCAGGGCGTCCTCCGGCGTCCGCTGGCCCTGGACGATGCTCTGGAGCAGCGGCAGCTGGAGCAGGGAGCTCCGGTTCTGGTCGAACACGTCCCAGACCTCCCGGCCCCGGGCGGACTCCAGGTTCTCAAGGAGATGGCTGTACCAGGGGTACTGCATGAGGATCTCACTGCTGCGGTACACCTCCGCGTAGGGGGAAAGGCCGCCGTAGAGGGTGAGCAGCTCCGTCTGAGGGAAGGAGGAGACCCAGCGGATGAACTCCTTGGTGGCCTCGGTCTGGGAGGAGGTTTTGAAGATGGAGAAGGAGCCGCCGGTGATGTAGGAGATGCCGCCCGGCACGGTGGTGTAGCCCACCTTTCCCCCATAGATGTTCTTCTGGAGGTGGGCGATGTTGGACGCATAGTTCAAAAACACCAGCTCCACGGCGGTCTGGCCGTAGATGAAGTTGTCCAGCGTGGCGCCCACCCAGCGCTTGCCCTGGACGGGCAGGGCGTACTGCCCGCAGGTGTACATGTTTCTCAGCGTCTGCAAAACCGCTGCTTCCTCCACCTTGGTCTCGCCGCGCCGGAAGGTGCCGCCCTTCATGTAGTTGAGATACCGCAGGAAGAAGGAGGAGCTCAATTCGGTGGGGGAGTCCCAGTTCATGCCCGTGCCGGCCTGGACCGGGGACTGGGGGTTGCTGTCGCGGCTGAAAAAGCGGATGATGCGCTCATACTGGTCAAAGGTGGCGGGGACGCTGAGGGATTCGCCGGTCTGCTCAAAGTACATCCGCTTGAGCAGTTGGTTTTCAAAGAGGTCCTTGCGGTAGACCAGCATGTCGATGCCGATGTCAAAGGGGATGGCCTGGGGCTTCCCATGAATATAGGAGAAGTCTTTTACAATCCGGGGGAGCATTCCCTGGGTAATCTGCTGGAACTCCTCGTCCGTGAAGGTGTAGAAAAGATCGTCCGTGAACAGCGGAAGGCAGCTCATATTGCTGCGCACCAGGTCGAATTCGCCGCTCTGTGAGGCCCGGATGGTCTCGGAGAACACCTCGGAAGGAAGGAGCTCCACGAACTCCACCTCAATTCCGGTCTTGCGCACAAACCCCGGCGTGATCCGCTGCAGCGCGGCGCTGGATTCGCTCTTGGCCAGCAGGACGCGCAGCTTTGTGCCGGAATGGGACGTGCCCACGCGGTAGGGGGCCTGGTGGAACCCGGTGACACCTAAGATTTCCCGCTGCTCCCGCTTGGGGCCCGTCAGATTGGACAGCAGGCACTGGGCCGCCCGCATTCCCGCGTGCAGGTAGTCCAGGGAATAGCGGGTTACGTTGGGGTTCTCCACGGCGATGCTGTCCCCGGAGATGGCGATGATGGGGGGACAGCCCTGGACGGAGGCCACGGAAAAGGCAAGCTGGACCTTGGGCAGGAAAAAGGAGTTGGTGAGGATGATGACGTCCGGCGCCTCCTGGTTCCCCTCAAAAAAGTCAAAAGGGGACACGGAGATGTTCAGCCAGTCCGCCGTTTTGATCTGAAGGCGGCGGGGGCTCCGGGCGGTCTGGATTGTCTCCCGCAGCCCGCTGATGAAATCCCGGTTCTCCGGATAGCACTCCGGGTCGCTGATGACCGCCACATGGCGGTAGTCCTGCTTCAACACATAGGTTCCGATCTCCCGGCCGATGGAGTGGAAGTCAAAGCCGATGAAGTTGTGGGACTGGTTCACGGACCGGAAGGCGTACAGCACCTCCGCGCCGCTGCTCAGCGCGTCCTGATAGATGTCCACGTGTGAAATGGAACCGGTGACGGTGATGACGCCCGAGACGCGCATCTCCGCCACGTGCTTTGCAATCTGTTCCTCTTTGTAGGGGGAGTCGTCCGTGACGAACAGCAGCGGCGTATAACCACGTTCCTCCAACAACAGCTTGATGCCGTTGAAAAAGGAGGAATAGCGCTTTTCATCAATGTTGGGGAGGATGATGGCAACATGGGTCGAAAGGGGGATATCCTGGCGCAGCTGCTTCGCCTGGGCGTTTGCCACGTATCCCAACTGCTTTGCAGCCTCCGTCACGCGCTGGATTTTCTCCGCGCTGACATTTCCCCGGTTATTCAAGACATTGGAAACAGTGCCCTGGGACACACCGGCAAGCCTGGCAATATCTTTTACAGTAATCATGTGACCTCCGATTTTTGAACGCTGGTTTGAACGGCCTGGGAAAATTTGTTGATTTTATTATAGAATAAAGTATTT
Proteins encoded:
- a CDS encoding DNA-methyltransferase, whose translation is MDHFFIKLLHQSSECLDVLPAGSVDLVVTSPPYPMIGMWDECFTGQRSEVETAMAEGDWDGAFQQMHLLLDQIWLQCDRVLRPNGFVCINIGDATRTLNGTFRLFSNHTRIIRAFESMGYSVLPDILWRKQSNSPNKFMGSGMYPAGAYVTYEHEYILIFRKGAKRQFSGDERQRRRESAYFWEERNLWFSDLWEFKGTAQRLGASAIRQRSGSFPLELPLRLVAMYSIYGDTVLDPFGGLGTTALACASLQRNCICCEREASLWSLSLARLAHHPAEAFPGQRLSRHLAFLEQLSDEERQRCYTNLPHGVPVKTRQETELRLYQTTGHTSSAPGQFRFTCAPL
- a CDS encoding extracellular solute-binding protein, which translates into the protein MITVKDIARLAGVSQGTVSNVLNNRGNVSAEKIQRVTEAAKQLGYVANAQAKQLRQDIPLSTHVAIILPNIDEKRYSSFFNGIKLLLEERGYTPLLFVTDDSPYKEEQIAKHVAEMRVSGVITVTGSISHVDIYQDALSSGAEVLYAFRSVNQSHNFIGFDFHSIGREIGTYVLKQDYRHVAVISDPECYPENRDFISGLRETIQTARSPRRLQIKTADWLNISVSPFDFFEGNQEAPDVIILTNSFFLPKVQLAFSVASVQGCPPIIAISGDSIAVENPNVTRYSLDYLHAGMRAAQCLLSNLTGPKREQREILGVTGFHQAPYRVGTSHSGTKLRVLLAKSESSAALQRITPGFVRKTGIEVEFVELLPSEVFSETIRASQSGEFDLVRSNMSCLPLFTDDLFYTFTDEEFQQITQGMLPRIVKDFSYIHGKPQAIPFDIGIDMLVYRKDLFENQLLKRMYFEQTGESLSVPATFDQYERIIRFFSRDSNPQSPVQAGTGMNWDSPTELSSSFFLRYLNYMKGGTFRRGETKVEEAAVLQTLRNMYTCGQYALPVQGKRWVGATLDNFIYGQTAVELVFLNYASNIAHLQKNIYGGKVGYTTVPGGISYITGGSFSIFKTSSQTEATKEFIRWVSSFPQTELLTLYGGLSPYAEVYRSSEILMQYPWYSHLLENLESARGREVWDVFDQNRSSLLQLPLLQSIVQGQRTPEDALPQMMDILESALLTD